From a single Pieris rapae chromosome 17, ilPieRapa1.1, whole genome shotgun sequence genomic region:
- the LOC111001722 gene encoding uncharacterized protein LOC111001722 isoform X2 — MDPRVFLLLAVSAALCGVSSANPANFLTQTVYGFLDFTTTIGNTVMVFSPNSAPSPEPVTEKSVHENVIETKPPPITSIKPEAIKPSKTTSKEKTNKAPTPIVASSAISVVTSPPKVEEKHANAPKPVIKEQKQIITKVEVYAGPSKIVENNSMKQTSSKPSKPAANQPNKKETKKSQTIKSVTNVVSSKVDVKQNIGPSVVVNSKVNKIIEIKSSQEEPAILVTNNNIGEPEYDYLSRQPSEFVEETYRVINLRPSKPLGQKPKGPKTRVHPPAPSQDDEEHPLGLVTTLGGTIVKDGLTTVHETSVIGTYISGKYAQVLNSNSKILQTGHKGKISPSPTHRILKTAAPAITKNHRHNLEPTPSISDEENHTKAARRQPSSGTSFKNRHRVQNNENDSTEPINQSKKFKNRNSPSGQKTLSEPPAPPAFSNRRKNNRNSGHKTTVTPPSNNDSQSRRGFKPRVQPSTVEQVSASSTSVYKFKLNRSPGSGRWQYKTSPKPKVTIRKMSGDEEPTTPNTNPLFDDVQTNDVTPLARSDNDLELSGSQTGPGTLLDNESDDNSIEKPPPVETIKVEISTPADFRDVYYEIATLKSPYTFQVGRVKNTRIITVTSTIEKRIEPTLSYNSQSSLNEPLTENILATASPYGKDHLLDSSIVTLPAITLSSDIETPPLETVTETFSTTQNMLKTHILPIVRDSNVTNSLTFIQTYQVTRLVTATKTLPPLDFFQFIPSKTLKEFNSRLDEAGSELHLELDFGDSNEDEEGVPRRVFPSDLDLANIGSDFDLTEIDKYRDNHLRLKKAHGQNKNNQVTEPPLPSTPALSPEQAQQLALLRLLNPAAAAQIPNVITTSKPVLKYETIYESHVIPVYDGKNTIQSTISRAVATVTRTEYEVGTSSLPALPLNPLFPQQQFTVTSTPVVINTEVVATNSQVLKLTFGAKTVYTTLFSTAVVPTVLTSYVTSSIPLQPSAAPGFPGYYPPPYAPFPYVG, encoded by the exons ATGGATCCGAGGGTATTCTTGCTTCTAGCAGTTTCTGCTGCACTAT GCGGCGTGTCTTCAGCGAATCCAGCCAACTTTCTTACTCAAACTGTTTATGGCTTCCTAGACTTTACAACAACAATAGGAAATACTGTGATGGTGTTTTCGCCAAATTCCGCTCCATCTCcag aaccTGTGACCGAGAAATCAGTTCACGAAAATGTTATAGAAACAAAACCACCGCCTATAACGAGTATAAAGCCAGAAGCTATAAAACCAAGTAAAACAAcaagtaaagaaaaaacaaacaaagcgCCAACCCCGATCGTCGCATCGAGTGCTATTTCTGTTGTAACGTCTCCACCAAAAGTTGAAGAGAAGCACGCTAATGCTCCTAAACCTGTCATTAAAGAACAAAAGCAAATCATTACTAAAGTTGAAGTTTATGCTGGACCTTCAAAAATCGTAGAAAATAACTCTATGAAACAAACTTCTTCAAAACCTAGCAAACCAGCCGCAAACcaaccaaataaaaaagaaacaaagaaAAGTCAAACCATTAAAAGTGTGACAAATGTTGTAAGCAGCAAGGTtgatgtaaaacaaaatataggcCCATCAGTTGTAGTGAATTCAaaggttaataaaattatagaaataaaatccaGTCAAGAAGAACCGGCAATTTTagttacaaacaataatattggAGAGCCTGAGTACGATTATTTATCGCGACAGCCCTCAGAGTTTGTAGAAGAAACTTATAGAGTTATAAACTTACGCCCGTCTAAACCACTTGGCCAAAAACCTAAAGGGCCTAAGACGCGAGTTCACCCACCGGCACCTTCACAAGACGACGAAGAACACCCTCTTGGCCTGGTTACTACGCTGGGAGGTACAATTGTCAAAGATGGGCTTACAACCGTACACGAAACAAGTGTTATTGGAACCTATATATCTGGAAAGTATGCTCAAGTTTTAAACagcaattcaaaaatattacaaactgGCCATAAAGGAAAAATTTCACCAAGCCCCACtcatagaatattaaaaacggcAGCGCCtgcaattacaaaaaatcataGACACAATCTAGAACCAACACCATCAATAAGCGATGAAGAAAATCACACTAAGGCTGCTAGAAGACAACCTAGTAGTGGTACTTCCTTTAAAAATAGACATAGAGTCCAGAATAATGAAAACGATAGCACAGAGCccatcaatcaatcaaaaaaatttaaaaacagaaattcACCTTCTGGCCAAAAAACATTAAG TGAACCACCAGCACCACCAGCGTTTTCGAATAGAAGAAAGAACAATCGGAACTCTGGTCATAAGACCACTGTTACTCCACCTAGTAATAATGATAGTCAATCAAGACGCGGCTTCAAACCTCGAGTACAACCATCAACAGTTGAACAAGTCTCAGCATCTTCAACAAGTgtatacaaattcaaattgaatCGCTCGCCAGGTTCAGGTCGTTGGCAATACAAAACAAGTCCTAAGCCTAAAGTGACAATTCGAAAAATGAGTGGTGATGAAGAGCCAACAACTCCAAATACTAACCCACTTTTTGACGACGTGCAAACGAATGATGTTACACCATTAGCGCGTTCAGATAACGATCTTGAGTTATCTGGATCACAAACTGGTCCTGGCACTCTCTTAGATAACGAATCTGATGACAATTCTATTGAAAAACCTCCTCCAGTTGAAACTATTAAGGTAGAAATCTCTACTCCAGCTGATTTTCGAGATGTCTACTACGAAATTGCAACTCTTAAGTCTCCATATACATTCCAG GTTGGACGCGTGAAAAATACTCGTATTATTACAGTAACATCGACAATAGAAAAGCGCATAGAACCGACATTATCATACAACTCGCAAAGTTCTCTCAACGAACCGTtgacagaaaatatattagcGACAGCTTCTCCATATGGAAAAGATCACCTTTTGGATTCAAGCATAGTAACGTTGCCAGCTATTACTTTGTcgtctgatattgaaacaccACCATTAGAAACAGTGACAGAAACATTTAGTACTACACAAAATATGCTTAAGACTCACATATTACCAATTGTAAGAGATTCTAACGTTACAAACAGTTTAACCTTCATTCAAACGTATCAAGTGACTCGCTTAGTTACTGCAACGAAAACATTACCACCATTAGACTTCTTCCAATTTATACCAAGCAAGACCCTCAAAGAATTTAACAGCAGACTGGATGAAGCTGGTTCAGAACTACATTTAGAATTAGACTTTGGTGACAGCAACGAAGACGAAGAGGGTGTACCACGCCGCGTATTTCCATCAGACTTAGATCTGGCAAATATTGGATCAGATTTTGACCTCACAgaaattgataaatacagaGACAACCATTTAAGACTTAAGAAAGCACatggacaaaataaaaacaatcaagTTACAGAACCACCCCTACCATCAACACCGGCGTTGTCTCCAGAGCAAGCTCAGCAACTGGCTTTACTACGTTTACTTAACCCTGCTGCTGCTGCCCAAATACCAAATGTAATTACCACATCAAAACCTGTACTCAAATACGAAACGATTTACGAATCACACGTCATCCCAGTCTACGATGGTAAAAATACGATTCAGAGTACTATCTCTCGAGCAGTAGCAACAGTAACCAGGACTGAGTATGAAGTCGGAACCAGTAGCCTTCCTGCTCTTCCATTAAACCCCCTCTTCCCTCAACAACAATTCACAGTGACGTCTACGCCAGTCGTGATAAATACAGAAGTGGTAGCCACAAACAGTCAAGTTTTGAAACTGACATTTGGTGCTAAAACAGTTTAcacaacattattttcaaCTGCAGTCGTACCAACAGTGTTGACGTCTTACGTTACATCTTCTATTCCTCTGCAACCTAGCGCTGCGCCTGGTTTCCCCGGATATTACCCACCCCCATATGCACCCTTTCCTTACGTTGGTTAG
- the LOC111001722 gene encoding uncharacterized protein LOC111001722 isoform X1 yields the protein MDPRVFLLLAVSAALCGVSSANPANFLTQTVYGFLDFTTTIGNTVMVFSPNSAPSPEPVTEKSVHENVIETKPPPITSIKPEAIKPSKTTSKEKTNKAPTPIVASSAISVVTSPPKVEEKHANAPKPVIKEQKQIITKVEVYAGPSKIVENNSMKQTSSKPSKPAANQPNKKETKKSQTIKSVTNVVSSKVDVKQNIGPSVVVNSKVNKIIEIKSSQEEPAILVTNNNIGEPEYDYLSRQPSEFVEETYRVINLRPSKPLGQKPKGPKTRVHPPAPSQDDEEHPLGLVTTLGGTIVKDGLTTVHETSVIGTYISGKYAQVLNSNSKILQTGHKGKISPSPTHRILKTAAPAITKNHRHNLEPTPSISDEENHTKAARRQPSSGTSFKNRHRVQNNENDSTEPINQSKKFKNRNSPSGQKTLSTRYGRPTNTPQLATVSVFSEPPAPPAFSNRRKNNRNSGHKTTVTPPSNNDSQSRRGFKPRVQPSTVEQVSASSTSVYKFKLNRSPGSGRWQYKTSPKPKVTIRKMSGDEEPTTPNTNPLFDDVQTNDVTPLARSDNDLELSGSQTGPGTLLDNESDDNSIEKPPPVETIKVEISTPADFRDVYYEIATLKSPYTFQVGRVKNTRIITVTSTIEKRIEPTLSYNSQSSLNEPLTENILATASPYGKDHLLDSSIVTLPAITLSSDIETPPLETVTETFSTTQNMLKTHILPIVRDSNVTNSLTFIQTYQVTRLVTATKTLPPLDFFQFIPSKTLKEFNSRLDEAGSELHLELDFGDSNEDEEGVPRRVFPSDLDLANIGSDFDLTEIDKYRDNHLRLKKAHGQNKNNQVTEPPLPSTPALSPEQAQQLALLRLLNPAAAAQIPNVITTSKPVLKYETIYESHVIPVYDGKNTIQSTISRAVATVTRTEYEVGTSSLPALPLNPLFPQQQFTVTSTPVVINTEVVATNSQVLKLTFGAKTVYTTLFSTAVVPTVLTSYVTSSIPLQPSAAPGFPGYYPPPYAPFPYVG from the exons ATGGATCCGAGGGTATTCTTGCTTCTAGCAGTTTCTGCTGCACTAT GCGGCGTGTCTTCAGCGAATCCAGCCAACTTTCTTACTCAAACTGTTTATGGCTTCCTAGACTTTACAACAACAATAGGAAATACTGTGATGGTGTTTTCGCCAAATTCCGCTCCATCTCcag aaccTGTGACCGAGAAATCAGTTCACGAAAATGTTATAGAAACAAAACCACCGCCTATAACGAGTATAAAGCCAGAAGCTATAAAACCAAGTAAAACAAcaagtaaagaaaaaacaaacaaagcgCCAACCCCGATCGTCGCATCGAGTGCTATTTCTGTTGTAACGTCTCCACCAAAAGTTGAAGAGAAGCACGCTAATGCTCCTAAACCTGTCATTAAAGAACAAAAGCAAATCATTACTAAAGTTGAAGTTTATGCTGGACCTTCAAAAATCGTAGAAAATAACTCTATGAAACAAACTTCTTCAAAACCTAGCAAACCAGCCGCAAACcaaccaaataaaaaagaaacaaagaaAAGTCAAACCATTAAAAGTGTGACAAATGTTGTAAGCAGCAAGGTtgatgtaaaacaaaatataggcCCATCAGTTGTAGTGAATTCAaaggttaataaaattatagaaataaaatccaGTCAAGAAGAACCGGCAATTTTagttacaaacaataatattggAGAGCCTGAGTACGATTATTTATCGCGACAGCCCTCAGAGTTTGTAGAAGAAACTTATAGAGTTATAAACTTACGCCCGTCTAAACCACTTGGCCAAAAACCTAAAGGGCCTAAGACGCGAGTTCACCCACCGGCACCTTCACAAGACGACGAAGAACACCCTCTTGGCCTGGTTACTACGCTGGGAGGTACAATTGTCAAAGATGGGCTTACAACCGTACACGAAACAAGTGTTATTGGAACCTATATATCTGGAAAGTATGCTCAAGTTTTAAACagcaattcaaaaatattacaaactgGCCATAAAGGAAAAATTTCACCAAGCCCCACtcatagaatattaaaaacggcAGCGCCtgcaattacaaaaaatcataGACACAATCTAGAACCAACACCATCAATAAGCGATGAAGAAAATCACACTAAGGCTGCTAGAAGACAACCTAGTAGTGGTACTTCCTTTAAAAATAGACATAGAGTCCAGAATAATGAAAACGATAGCACAGAGCccatcaatcaatcaaaaaaatttaaaaacagaaattcACCTTCTGGCCAAAAAACATTAAG TACACGATATGGCCGACCCACAAACACTCCTCAACTGGCAACCGTCTCTGTTTTCAGTGAACCACCAGCACCACCAGCGTTTTCGAATAGAAGAAAGAACAATCGGAACTCTGGTCATAAGACCACTGTTACTCCACCTAGTAATAATGATAGTCAATCAAGACGCGGCTTCAAACCTCGAGTACAACCATCAACAGTTGAACAAGTCTCAGCATCTTCAACAAGTgtatacaaattcaaattgaatCGCTCGCCAGGTTCAGGTCGTTGGCAATACAAAACAAGTCCTAAGCCTAAAGTGACAATTCGAAAAATGAGTGGTGATGAAGAGCCAACAACTCCAAATACTAACCCACTTTTTGACGACGTGCAAACGAATGATGTTACACCATTAGCGCGTTCAGATAACGATCTTGAGTTATCTGGATCACAAACTGGTCCTGGCACTCTCTTAGATAACGAATCTGATGACAATTCTATTGAAAAACCTCCTCCAGTTGAAACTATTAAGGTAGAAATCTCTACTCCAGCTGATTTTCGAGATGTCTACTACGAAATTGCAACTCTTAAGTCTCCATATACATTCCAG GTTGGACGCGTGAAAAATACTCGTATTATTACAGTAACATCGACAATAGAAAAGCGCATAGAACCGACATTATCATACAACTCGCAAAGTTCTCTCAACGAACCGTtgacagaaaatatattagcGACAGCTTCTCCATATGGAAAAGATCACCTTTTGGATTCAAGCATAGTAACGTTGCCAGCTATTACTTTGTcgtctgatattgaaacaccACCATTAGAAACAGTGACAGAAACATTTAGTACTACACAAAATATGCTTAAGACTCACATATTACCAATTGTAAGAGATTCTAACGTTACAAACAGTTTAACCTTCATTCAAACGTATCAAGTGACTCGCTTAGTTACTGCAACGAAAACATTACCACCATTAGACTTCTTCCAATTTATACCAAGCAAGACCCTCAAAGAATTTAACAGCAGACTGGATGAAGCTGGTTCAGAACTACATTTAGAATTAGACTTTGGTGACAGCAACGAAGACGAAGAGGGTGTACCACGCCGCGTATTTCCATCAGACTTAGATCTGGCAAATATTGGATCAGATTTTGACCTCACAgaaattgataaatacagaGACAACCATTTAAGACTTAAGAAAGCACatggacaaaataaaaacaatcaagTTACAGAACCACCCCTACCATCAACACCGGCGTTGTCTCCAGAGCAAGCTCAGCAACTGGCTTTACTACGTTTACTTAACCCTGCTGCTGCTGCCCAAATACCAAATGTAATTACCACATCAAAACCTGTACTCAAATACGAAACGATTTACGAATCACACGTCATCCCAGTCTACGATGGTAAAAATACGATTCAGAGTACTATCTCTCGAGCAGTAGCAACAGTAACCAGGACTGAGTATGAAGTCGGAACCAGTAGCCTTCCTGCTCTTCCATTAAACCCCCTCTTCCCTCAACAACAATTCACAGTGACGTCTACGCCAGTCGTGATAAATACAGAAGTGGTAGCCACAAACAGTCAAGTTTTGAAACTGACATTTGGTGCTAAAACAGTTTAcacaacattattttcaaCTGCAGTCGTACCAACAGTGTTGACGTCTTACGTTACATCTTCTATTCCTCTGCAACCTAGCGCTGCGCCTGGTTTCCCCGGATATTACCCACCCCCATATGCACCCTTTCCTTACGTTGGTTAG
- the LOC111001719 gene encoding LOW QUALITY PROTEIN: signal peptidase complex subunit 3 (The sequence of the model RefSeq protein was modified relative to this genomic sequence to represent the inferred CDS: substituted 2 bases at 2 genomic stop codons): MKTKRLVLIMWNIERILLITSILYSSAVAQSYRNDTRCFQFTWLGPRYDNQSVFMNATCNDATRLADGIPCHQPLVVSEDGTWPDIDYIWANHFNATTCVLTQNDICAKYTYYFNGHPENSTYMCTRAVDNNNTAITSGCYEQMSGSYRTRTTSAKLFRLXXINMYSILTRGNAILTYTLSVLACLTFLCFLSTLTVDYRTAAQMNTVKVVVKNVPDYGASREKNDLGYLTFDLKTDLTSLFNWNVKQLFLYLTAEYITPSNELNQVVLWDKIILRGENALLDFKNMNIKYYFWDDGNGLKGHNNVTLTLSWNIIPNAGLLPNIPAIGQHSFKFPVEYTQTRV, from the exons atgaaaacaaaaagacTAGTATTAATAATGTGGAATATTGaaaggattttattaataacatcaattttat ATTCTTCAGCAGTAGCTCAATCGTACCGTAATGACACACGATGCTTCCAATTTACGTGGCTTGGTCCCCGATATGACAATCAAAGTGTCTTCATGAACGCGACCTGTAATGATGCTACACGTCTTGCAGATGGAATACCGTGCCATCAGCCTCTCGTTGTTTCAG AGGACGGCACCTGGCCagatattgattatatttggGCAAACCATTTCAACGCAACCACTTGTGTGCTCACACAAAACGATATCTGTgcaaaatatacttactattTCAATGGACAtc CGGAAAATTCAACCTATATGTGCACTAGAGCCgtagacaataataatacagcaATCACTAGTGGCTGCTATGAGCAGATGTCTGGAAGTTATCGAACAAGG ACAACGTCAGCTAA ATTGtttcgtttataataaataaacatgtattCTATATTAACAAGAGGAAATGCAATTCTTACGTATACTCTAAGTGTTCTAGCatgtttaacttttttatgttttctatCCACACTGACGGTGGACTATAGAACCGCTGCTCAAATGAATACAGTGAAAGTAGTTGT AAAAAATGTTCCAGACTATGGTGCCTCAAGGGAAAAGAATGATTTGggttatttaacatttgatcTGAAAACAGATCTTACCAGTCTTTTTAACTGGAATGTTAAACAGTTGTTCTTATATCTAACTGCAGAGTACATTACACCATCTAATGAATTGAATCAAGTTGTACTGTgggataaaattattttaaggggAGAAAATGCTTTGCTAGATTTTAAGAATATGaacataaaatactatttctgGGATGATGGAAATGGTTTaaa GGGTCACAACAATGTCACATTAACCTTGTCATGGAATATTATCCCAAATGCAGGTCTGTTGCCGAACATTCCAGCCATTGGTCAGCACTCTTTCAAATTCCCTGTAGAATACACACAAACAAGAGTATGA
- the LOC111001716 gene encoding FGFR1 oncogene partner 2 homolog yields MSLTIQQIILDAKRLAGRLKERETEADALLTETQTAYRQISTMKQYKEEVDTLNEASRERPRGELIASIERESRIMREVQRENVELRAALEDHRRALELIMSKYRQHTEKRIWESRIDFTSAINEKQQELIRQQAERINEMTSIMYKAVNMDAHGDTRREEELYQRLITENKGLREMLDISRRYGSDKSYPSMEDKDVQTDGPPLPGA; encoded by the exons ATGTCACTGACCatacaacaaataattttgGATGCAAAAAGACTCGCTGGTCGGCTTAAGGAGCGGGAGACTGAAGCGGATGCGTTGCTGACTGAAACTCAAACAGCATATAGACAAATAAGCACGATGAAACAG tacAAGGAAGAAGTGGACACACTTAATGAGGCATCCAGGGAGAGACCTAGAGGGGAGTTAATTGCTAGTATAGAAAGAGAATCTCGAATAATGAGGGAGGTGCAAAGGGAAAATGTTGAACTAAGAGCTGCACTTGAGGATCACAGAAGAGCTCTTGAGTTAATAATGTCAAAATACAGGCAACATACAGAAAAGAGAATATGGGAGTCTCGGATAGATTTTACATCGGCAATCAATGAGAAACAGCAGGAg CTTATCCGCCAGCAAGCAGAGCGAATTAATGAAATGACAAGTATCATGTATAAAGCAGTGAACATGGATGCCCATGGTGATACTAGAAGGGAAGAAGAACTATACCAAAGGCTTATTACAGAGAATAAG GGTCTTCGAGAAATGCTTGATATATCTCGGCGTTATGGTTCAGACAAGTCGTACCCATCTATGGAGGACAAAGATGTTCAGACAGATGGGCCACCACTACCTGGAGCGTGA